From Etheostoma spectabile isolate EspeVRDwgs_2016 unplaced genomic scaffold, UIUC_Espe_1.0 scaffold00008495, whole genome shotgun sequence, one genomic window encodes:
- the LOC116678877 gene encoding NACHT, LRR and PYD domains-containing protein 12 isoform X1, which produces MSQCEDSEEGPPPSKTTLWGDHDSQTKAQRMQQQKPGPGPSCVSMKSDRSMYRPIDFKDGQAADGSLQQRPEPGPGPSCVSMKSDWSMDRPINFKDGQAADGRMQQQKPGPGPSCVSMKSDRSMDRPIDFKDGQAVDEKVHQESSEGLGGQSDLQQQTDLDSIFMLLEENIVTFVKNELKKIQKVLRPDYPECLESEREDKEVLEGEDEEQRRRSREAFLKITLHFLRRMKQEELADRLQSRSHSGVCQRKLKTNQKIKFQCVFEGIAKAGNPTVLYQMFTEIYIMEGGAAGVNEEHEVRQIETASRKPDRPETIIRCEDIFKAPPGRDEPIRTVMTKGVAGIGKTVLTQKFTLDWAEGKANQDIQFIFPFTFRELNVLKERKFSLVELVDYFFSETKEAGISRFEEVQVVFIFDGLDECRLPLDFLNTEILTDVTESTSVGVLLTNLIRGNLLPSARLWITTRPAAANQIPAEYVDMVTEVRGFTDLQKEDYFSKRYRDKKQASKIISHIKTSRSLHIMCHIPVFCWITATVLEKVLETREGGELPKTLTEMYIHFLVVQSKLNVKYHGKSEVDQHWSPESRKMIESLGKLAFEQLQTGNLIFYESDLTECGIDIRAASVYSGVFTQIFKEESGLYQDKVFCFVHLSVQEFLAALHVHLTFTNSGLNLLAEEQTTSRLSKVFRVKPKLNHLHQSAVDKALQSPNGHLDLFLRFLLGLSLETNQTLLRGFMTQTGSSSKTKKETVKYIKTKISENLSAERSINLFHCLNELNDGSLVEEIQQSLSSGSLSTDKLSPAQWSALVFILLSSEEDLDLFDLKKYSASEEALLRLLPVVKASNKALLKDCNLSKRSCEALSSVLSSQSSSLRELDLSNNDLQDSGVDLVLAGLKSPHCRLETLRLSGCELSERSYEALSSVLSSQSSNLRELDLSNNGLQNSGVKHLSSGLESPNCRLETLRLSGCELSERSCEALSSVLSSQSSSLRDLDLSNNNLQDSGVKHLSSGLKSPHCRLETLRLSGCKLSKKSCEALSSVLSSQSSSLRELELSNNDLQDLGVKLVLAGLKSPHCRLETLRLSGCNLSERSCEALSSVLSSQSSSLRELDLSNNNLQDSGVELMSPGLKSPHCRLETLSLSGCMISEEGCTSLASALSSNPSHLRELDLSYNHPGDSGVKRLSALLEDPNCRLDTLRVDHGGPQRLRPGLRKYVCELELDTNTVHRRLKLSDNNRKVIQVEEDQSYPDHPDRFDCWYQLLCRDGLTGRCYWEVQRRGKVYISVSYRGIRRKGDSIDCLFGCNDHSWSLVCSDEHGYSVRHNNRETVLTSCSVSNRVAVYVDVPAGSLSFYTVSSDSLIHLHTFNTTFTQPLYPGFWVGSGSSVSLCPLQD; this is translated from the exons ATGAGTCAGTGTGAGGACAGCGAGGAGGGACCCCCTCCCTCTAAAACCACTCTGTGGGGGGACCATGACAGCCAGACCAAAGCTCAGAG gatgcagcagcagaaacctggacctggacccagctgtgtgtccatgaagagtgaccgGTCTATGTATCGTCCTATTGACTTTAAAGATGGACAAGCTGCTGATGGAAG TCTGCAGCAAAGACCTGAACCaggacctggacccagctgtgtgtccatgaagagtgactgGTCTATGGATCGTCCTATTAACTTTAAAGATGGACAAGCAGCTGATGGAAG gatgcagcagcagaaacctggacctggacccagctgtgtgtccatgaagagtgaccgGTCTATGGATCGTCCTATTGACTTTAAAGATGGACAAGCTGTTGATGAAAA AGTTCACCAGGAGAGCTCAGAGGGCCTCGGTGGTCAGTCTGACCTGCAGCAGCAAACAGACCTGGACTCCATATTTATG ctgctggaggagaacATCGTCACTTTTGTAAAGAACGAGCTGAAGAAGATTCAGAAGGTTCTACGTccagattacccagaatgcctagagagtgagagggaggaTAAGGAGGTTTTGGAGGGTGAagatgaagagcagaggaggaggagcagagaagcatttctgaagatcacactgcacttcctgaggagaatgaagcaggaggagctggctgaccgtctgcagagca GAAGTCATTCTGGAGTTTGTCAGCGTAAACTCAAGACTAACCAGAAGATAAAgttccagtgtgtgtttgaggggattgctaaagcaggaaaccCAACCGTTCTGtatcagatgttcacagagatctacatcatggagggaggggctgcaggggtcaatgaagaacatgaggtcagacagattgaaacagcatccaggaaaccagacagaccagaaacaataatcagatgtgaagacatctttaaagccccacctggaagagatgaaccaatcagaaccgtgatgacaaagggagtggctggcatcgggaaaacagtcttaacacagaagttcactctggactgggctgaaggcaaagccaaccaggacatccagttcatattcccattcaccttcagagagctgaatgtgctgaaagagagaaagttcagcttggtagaacttgttgattacttctttagtgaaaccaaagaagcaggaatcagcaggtttgaagaggtccaggttgtcttcatctttgacggtctggatgagtgtcgacttcctctggacttcctcaacactgagatcctgactgatgtcacagagtccacctcagtgggtgtgctgctgacaaacctcatcagggggaatctgcttccctctgctcgcctctggataaccacacgacctgcagcagccaatcagatccctgctgagtatgttgacatggtgacagaggtcagaggattCACTGACCTACAGAAGGAGGATTATTtcagtaagagatacagagacaaGAAGCAGGCCAGCaaaatcatctcccacatcaagacatcacgaagcctccacatcatgtgccacatcccagtcttctgctggatcactgctacagttctggagaaggtgttggagaccagagagggaggagagttgcccaagaccctgactgagatgtacatccacttcctggtggttcagtccaaacTGAACGTTAAATATCATGGGAAATCTGAGGTAGATCAACACTGGAGTCCAGAGTCCAGGAAGATGATtgagtctctgggaaaactggcttttgagcagctgcagacgggcaacctgatcttctatgaatcagacctgacagagtgtggcatcgatatcagagcagcatcagtgtactcaggagtgttcacacagatctttaaagaggagagtggactgtaccaggacaaggtgttctgcttcgtccatctgagtgttcaggagttcctggctgctcttcatgtccatctgaccttcaccaactctggactcaacctgctggcagaagaacaaacaaCCTCCCGGCTATCTAAAGTCTTCAGAGTCAAACCTAAATTAAACCATCTCCATCAGAGTGCTGTAGACAAGGCCTTACAGAGTCcaaatggacacctggacttgttcctccgcttTCTCCTGGGTCTTTCACTAGAGACCAATCAGACTCTCCTACGAGGTTTTATGACACAGACCGGAAGTAGCTCAAAGACCAAAAAGGAAACAGTCAAGTACATTAAGACAAAGATCAGTgagaatctgtctgcagagagaagcatcaatctgttccactgtctgaatgaactgaatgatggttctctagtggaggagatccaacagtccctgagttcaggaagtctctccacagataaactgtctcctgctcagtggtcagctctggtcttcatcttactgtcatcagaagaagatctggacttgtttgacctgaagaaatactctgcttcagaggaggctcttctgaggctgctgccagtggtcaaagcctccaacaaAGCTCT GCTGAAAGACTGTAACCTGTCaaagagaagctgtgaagctctgtcctcagttctcagctcccagtcctctagtctgagagagctggacctgagtaacaacgacctgcaggattcaggagtggaccTGGTGTTGGCTGGACtaaagagtccacactgcagactggaaactctcag gctgagtggctgtgaACTTTCAGAGAGAAGCTATGAAGCTCTGTcttcagttctcagctcccagtcctccaatctgagagagctggacctgagtaacaacggCCTGCAAAATTCAGGAGTGAAGCATCTGTCCTCTGGATTGGAGAGTCCaaactgcagactggaaactctcag gctgagtggctgtgaactttcagagagaagctgtgaagctctgtcctcagttctcagctcccagtcctctagtctgagagacctggacctgagtaacaacaacctgcaggattcaggagtgaagcATCTGTCCTCTGGattgaagagtccacactgcagactggaaactctcag GTTAAGTGGCTGTAAGCTGTCAAAGaaaagctgtgaagctctgtcctcagttctcagctcccagtcctctagtcttaGAGAGCTGGAGCTGAGTAACAATGACCTGCAGGATTTAGGAGTGAAGCTGGTGTTAGCTGGACtaaagagtccacactgcagactggaaactctcag GCTGAGTGgatgtaacctgtcagagagaagctgtgaagctctgtcctcagttctcagctcccagtcctctagtctgagagagctggacctgagtaacaacaatctgcaggattcaggagtggagctgaTGTCtcctggactgaagagtccacactgcagactggaaactctcag tctctCAGGCTGTAtgatctcagaggaaggctgtaCTTCTCTGGCgtcagctctgagctccaacccctcccatctgagagagctggacctgagctacaatcatccaggagactcaggagtgaagcGGCTTTCTGCTTTACTGGAGGATCCAAACTGcagactggacactctcag GGTGGACCATGGTGGACCACAGAGACTGAGACCTGGTCTgaggaagt atgtctgtgaactggaactggacacaaacacagtacacagaagactcaaactgtctgacaacaacaggaaggtgatacaggtggaggaggatcagtcatatcctgatcatccagacagatttgactGCTGgtatcagctgctgtgtagagatggtctgactggtcgctgttactgggaggtccagaggagaggaaaggtttatatatcagtgagttacagaggaatcagaaggaaaggagacagtaTAGACTGTTTGTTTGGATGtaatgatcattcctggagtcTGGTCTGCTCTGATGAACATGGTTACTCTGTCAGGCACAATAACAGAGAAACAGTCCTCAcgtcctgctctgtctctaacagagtagcagtgtatgtggacgttcctgctggctctctgtccttctacacagtctcctctgactcactgatccacctccacaccttcaacaccacattcactcagcctctctatcctgggttttgGGTCGGctctggttcctcagtgtctctgtgtcctctgcaggactga
- the LOC116678877 gene encoding NACHT, LRR and PYD domains-containing protein 12 isoform X7 — protein MSQCEDSEEGPPPSKTTLWGDHDSQTKAQRMQQQKPGPGPSCVSMKSDRSMYRPIDFKDGQAADGSLQQRPEPGPGPSCVSMKSDWSMDRPINFKDGQAADGRMQQQKPGPGPSCVSMKSDRSMDRPIDFKDGQAVDEKVHQESSEGLGGQSDLQQQTDLDSIFMLLEENIVTFVKNELKKIQKVLRPDYPECLESEREDKEVLEGEDEEQRRRSREAFLKITLHFLRRMKQEELADRLQSRSHSGVCQRKLKTNQKIKFQCVFEGIAKAGNPTVLYQMFTEIYIMEGGAAGVNEEHEVRQIETASRKPDRPETIIRCEDIFKAPPGRDEPIRTVMTKGVAGIGKTVLTQKFTLDWAEGKANQDIQFIFPFTFRELNVLKERKFSLVELVDYFFSETKEAGISRFEEVQVVFIFDGLDECRLPLDFLNTEILTDVTESTSVGVLLTNLIRGNLLPSARLWITTRPAAANQIPAEYVDMVTEVRGFTDLQKEDYFSKRYRDKKQASKIISHIKTSRSLHIMCHIPVFCWITATVLEKVLETREGGELPKTLTEMYIHFLVVQSKLNVKYHGKSEVDQHWSPESRKMIESLGKLAFEQLQTGNLIFYESDLTECGIDIRAASVYSGVFTQIFKEESGLYQDKVFCFVHLSVQEFLAALHVHLTFTNSGLNLLAEEQTTSRLSKVFRVKPKLNHLHQSAVDKALQSPNGHLDLFLRFLLGLSLETNQTLLRGFMTQTGSSSKTKKETVKYIKTKISENLSAERSINLFHCLNELNDGSLVEEIQQSLSSGSLSTDKLSPAQWSALVFILLSSEEDLDLFDLKKYSASEEALLRLLPVVKASNKALLKDCNLSKRSCEALSSVLSSQSSSLRELDLSNNDLQDSGVDLVLAGLKSPHCRLETLRLSGCELSERSCEALSSVLSSQSSSLRDLDLSNNNLQDSGVKHLSSGLKSPHCRLETLRLSGCKLSKKSCEALSSVLSSQSSSLRELELSNNDLQDLGVKLVLAGLKSPHCRLETLRLSGCNLSERSCEALSSVLSSQSSSLRELDLSNNNLQDSGVELMSPGLKSPHCRLETLSLSGCMISEEGCTSLASALSSNPSHLRELDLSYNHPGDSGVKRLSALLEDPNCRLDTLRVDHGGPQRLRPGLRKYVCELELDTNTVHRRLKLSDNNRKVIQVEEDQSYPDHPDRFDCWYQLLCRDGLTGRCYWEVQRRGKVYISVSYRGIRRKGDSIDCLFGCNDHSWSLVCSDEHGYSVRHNNRETVLTSCSVSNRVAVYVDVPAGSLSFYTVSSDSLIHLHTFNTTFTQPLYPGFWVGSGSSVSLCPLQD, from the exons ATGAGTCAGTGTGAGGACAGCGAGGAGGGACCCCCTCCCTCTAAAACCACTCTGTGGGGGGACCATGACAGCCAGACCAAAGCTCAGAG gatgcagcagcagaaacctggacctggacccagctgtgtgtccatgaagagtgaccgGTCTATGTATCGTCCTATTGACTTTAAAGATGGACAAGCTGCTGATGGAAG TCTGCAGCAAAGACCTGAACCaggacctggacccagctgtgtgtccatgaagagtgactgGTCTATGGATCGTCCTATTAACTTTAAAGATGGACAAGCAGCTGATGGAAG gatgcagcagcagaaacctggacctggacccagctgtgtgtccatgaagagtgaccgGTCTATGGATCGTCCTATTGACTTTAAAGATGGACAAGCTGTTGATGAAAA AGTTCACCAGGAGAGCTCAGAGGGCCTCGGTGGTCAGTCTGACCTGCAGCAGCAAACAGACCTGGACTCCATATTTATG ctgctggaggagaacATCGTCACTTTTGTAAAGAACGAGCTGAAGAAGATTCAGAAGGTTCTACGTccagattacccagaatgcctagagagtgagagggaggaTAAGGAGGTTTTGGAGGGTGAagatgaagagcagaggaggaggagcagagaagcatttctgaagatcacactgcacttcctgaggagaatgaagcaggaggagctggctgaccgtctgcagagca GAAGTCATTCTGGAGTTTGTCAGCGTAAACTCAAGACTAACCAGAAGATAAAgttccagtgtgtgtttgaggggattgctaaagcaggaaaccCAACCGTTCTGtatcagatgttcacagagatctacatcatggagggaggggctgcaggggtcaatgaagaacatgaggtcagacagattgaaacagcatccaggaaaccagacagaccagaaacaataatcagatgtgaagacatctttaaagccccacctggaagagatgaaccaatcagaaccgtgatgacaaagggagtggctggcatcgggaaaacagtcttaacacagaagttcactctggactgggctgaaggcaaagccaaccaggacatccagttcatattcccattcaccttcagagagctgaatgtgctgaaagagagaaagttcagcttggtagaacttgttgattacttctttagtgaaaccaaagaagcaggaatcagcaggtttgaagaggtccaggttgtcttcatctttgacggtctggatgagtgtcgacttcctctggacttcctcaacactgagatcctgactgatgtcacagagtccacctcagtgggtgtgctgctgacaaacctcatcagggggaatctgcttccctctgctcgcctctggataaccacacgacctgcagcagccaatcagatccctgctgagtatgttgacatggtgacagaggtcagaggattCACTGACCTACAGAAGGAGGATTATTtcagtaagagatacagagacaaGAAGCAGGCCAGCaaaatcatctcccacatcaagacatcacgaagcctccacatcatgtgccacatcccagtcttctgctggatcactgctacagttctggagaaggtgttggagaccagagagggaggagagttgcccaagaccctgactgagatgtacatccacttcctggtggttcagtccaaacTGAACGTTAAATATCATGGGAAATCTGAGGTAGATCAACACTGGAGTCCAGAGTCCAGGAAGATGATtgagtctctgggaaaactggcttttgagcagctgcagacgggcaacctgatcttctatgaatcagacctgacagagtgtggcatcgatatcagagcagcatcagtgtactcaggagtgttcacacagatctttaaagaggagagtggactgtaccaggacaaggtgttctgcttcgtccatctgagtgttcaggagttcctggctgctcttcatgtccatctgaccttcaccaactctggactcaacctgctggcagaagaacaaacaaCCTCCCGGCTATCTAAAGTCTTCAGAGTCAAACCTAAATTAAACCATCTCCATCAGAGTGCTGTAGACAAGGCCTTACAGAGTCcaaatggacacctggacttgttcctccgcttTCTCCTGGGTCTTTCACTAGAGACCAATCAGACTCTCCTACGAGGTTTTATGACACAGACCGGAAGTAGCTCAAAGACCAAAAAGGAAACAGTCAAGTACATTAAGACAAAGATCAGTgagaatctgtctgcagagagaagcatcaatctgttccactgtctgaatgaactgaatgatggttctctagtggaggagatccaacagtccctgagttcaggaagtctctccacagataaactgtctcctgctcagtggtcagctctggtcttcatcttactgtcatcagaagaagatctggacttgtttgacctgaagaaatactctgcttcagaggaggctcttctgaggctgctgccagtggtcaaagcctccaacaaAGCTCT GCTGAAAGACTGTAACCTGTCaaagagaagctgtgaagctctgtcctcagttctcagctcccagtcctctagtctgagagagctggacctgagtaacaacgacctgcaggattcaggagtggaccTGGTGTTGGCTGGACtaaagagtccacactgcagactggaaactctcag gctgagtggctgtgaactttcagagagaagctgtgaagctctgtcctcagttctcagctcccagtcctctagtctgagagacctggacctgagtaacaacaacctgcaggattcaggagtgaagcATCTGTCCTCTGGattgaagagtccacactgcagactggaaactctcag GTTAAGTGGCTGTAAGCTGTCAAAGaaaagctgtgaagctctgtcctcagttctcagctcccagtcctctagtcttaGAGAGCTGGAGCTGAGTAACAATGACCTGCAGGATTTAGGAGTGAAGCTGGTGTTAGCTGGACtaaagagtccacactgcagactggaaactctcag GCTGAGTGgatgtaacctgtcagagagaagctgtgaagctctgtcctcagttctcagctcccagtcctctagtctgagagagctggacctgagtaacaacaatctgcaggattcaggagtggagctgaTGTCtcctggactgaagagtccacactgcagactggaaactctcag tctctCAGGCTGTAtgatctcagaggaaggctgtaCTTCTCTGGCgtcagctctgagctccaacccctcccatctgagagagctggacctgagctacaatcatccaggagactcaggagtgaagcGGCTTTCTGCTTTACTGGAGGATCCAAACTGcagactggacactctcag GGTGGACCATGGTGGACCACAGAGACTGAGACCTGGTCTgaggaagt atgtctgtgaactggaactggacacaaacacagtacacagaagactcaaactgtctgacaacaacaggaaggtgatacaggtggaggaggatcagtcatatcctgatcatccagacagatttgactGCTGgtatcagctgctgtgtagagatggtctgactggtcgctgttactgggaggtccagaggagaggaaaggtttatatatcagtgagttacagaggaatcagaaggaaaggagacagtaTAGACTGTTTGTTTGGATGtaatgatcattcctggagtcTGGTCTGCTCTGATGAACATGGTTACTCTGTCAGGCACAATAACAGAGAAACAGTCCTCAcgtcctgctctgtctctaacagagtagcagtgtatgtggacgttcctgctggctctctgtccttctacacagtctcctctgactcactgatccacctccacaccttcaacaccacattcactcagcctctctatcctgggttttgGGTCGGctctggttcctcagtgtctctgtgtcctctgcaggactga